Part of the Imperialibacter roseus genome, GTAGAAGTTCTCATAGGCACCATTGTAGTCCTCTTCCCCATAAACTTCTCCACCTGTGTTCAGGAACTTGCTCCAAAAGTCTTCCACTTCGTATTCAGCAAAGTTGTAGTTTACCGAACCTTCAGACTCCATAGTCATCGCCTTTTTGAGCGCTTCAGAAGCCTCAGCAATAGCCTTGTTTGTGTCCATAAGGCCACTAACGGCTGGGTCTTCACTCGTAGCTATGGCCTTATAAATTTTTCCTTTTGTAAGAAAGGTCTTACTCTTACTGGCGTTCTTTTCAATAGTAACAGCAACATCTATCTCGGCTTTTGCGCCGGCCACATCTCCTTTATTAAGGAGGCTTTCAGCCTTCACCACATTGCCTTTCTGAGCATAACTCGCCGTGAACAAAAGCACACCAGCGAGAAGTAACAGCATGTTTTTCATAGTGATAATCTTCTTTTGCAGTTTTAGTTTATTTCCTTTGGTTGGTTCGATTGAACAAATTTACAAATCATTTAGAATTATTCGTCTTGTGGCTCGTCGTTATTAGCGTTTTCAGCATCGGACGCTTCAGGACTCGTATTTTCGCTGTCAACCTCACCTCCTTCTTCCGTTATTTCGTCTTCCTCAATTGCCTCTATTTTCTCTACCGAAGCAATCGCATCCGTGTCGTTAAGTTTAATAAGCCTCACTCCCTGCGTATTCCGGCCCATTACTCTCAGCACCTCTACCGAAATCCTGATGGTGATGCCTGAGCGATTCACAATCATCAGGTCGTCGGTATCTACCACCTCCTTGATGGCAACAAGTGAACCAGTCTTTTCTGTGATGTTGATCGTTTTAACACCTTTTCCGCCACGCTTCGTAATACGGTAGTCTTCTATCGAAGAACGCTTTCCATAGCCTTTCTCAGACACAACCAGAATATTCGTATCCTCCCTTGATACAGCAACCATGCCAACTACAATATCGTCGGCTCCTTCTCTGGTAACGCCTTTCACTCCAGTCGCATTCCGTCCCATCGGTCTCACATCGGATTCGTGGAAATGAATGGCCTTTCCTTTGCTCTTGGCAATCACTATGTGGTTATCGCCGTTAGTAAGGCTCACACTAAGTAACTGGTCTCCCTCCACCACATTAATGGCGTTGATACCGTTCGTTCTAGGCCTTGAATAAGCCTCAAGCGAAGTTTTCTTGATGGTACCCAATTTGGTACACATCATGATGTAGTTATTGTTGATGTAGTCCGCATCAGAAAGGTTCTTCACATTAATAACGGTTCTGACGGAATCACTCGGCTCAATATTGATAAGGTTCTGTATCGCCCTTCCTTTGGTTACCTTACCACCTTCAGGAATTTCATACACTTTCAGCCAAAATACACGTCCCAGCGCTGTAAAAATCAGCAGGTAGTTGTGGGCAGTAGCTACAAAAAGGTGCTCAGGAAAATCATCGTCCTTCATGGTCACACCTCTTGAGCCAACTCCACCCCTGCCCTGCGTTCGGTACTCAACCAGTGGTGTGCGCTTGATATAGCCCTGATGTGAAATAGTAATGACCATTTCATCGTCGGCAATCATATCCTCCATGGTGAACTCATCACCAACCATTTCAATGGCCGTGCGACGCTCATCACCATATCTGTCCTTCATTTCAAGAAGTTCGTCTTTGATAATGCCCATACGAAGCTCTTCTTTCTCCAGGATTTCCTTCAACCTGTCGATCAGCGCCATTACTTCATCATACTCTTTCTGGATTTTCTCACGCTCCATGCCGGTAAGGCGCTGAAGTCTCATTTCCAGAATGGCCTTGGCTTGTATCTCGCTCAGGCCAAACTTCTCCATCAATCCCGTTTTCGCTGTATCAGGATCCCTTGATGAACGAATCAGGTTGATCACTTCGTCGAGGTTATCTAAAGCGATCAGGTAGCCCAGCAAGATATGGGCACGCTTTTCGGCTTCATCCAGCTCAAACTGGGTCCTGCGGATCACCACCTCATGTCTGTGCTCTACAAAATACTGAATCAGGTCCTTCAGGTTGAGCGTTTGCGGACGTCCTTTAACAAGGGCCACATTGTTTACGCCAAATGAGGTTTGAAGCTGCGTATATTTATACAGTTTGTTGAGTACGATATTGGCCACCGCATCTCTCTTTAATTCATAAACGATCCTGAAGCCGTCCCTGTCCGATTCGTCACGGATGTCAGATATGCCTTCTATCTTCTTTTCGTTTACCAGTGCGGCAGTCTTTTCAATCATCGAGGCCTTGTTGACCTGATAAGGAATTTCCGTAACGATGATCTGCTCCCTGCCCGACGGCATTGCTTCGATTTCAGCTTTGGCACGCATCACCACTCTGCCCCGGCCTGTTTCTAGCGCAGCCCTTACGCCAGAGTAGCCATATATGATGCCCCCGGTTGGGAAATCTGGCGCCTTTACATATTTAATCAGCTCCTCAACGGTAATTTCTTTGTTGTCGATATAGGCAATCGTGCCGTCTACCACCTCACTCAGGTTGTGAGGGGCCATATTTGTAGCCATACCTACGGCAATACCACTACTTCCATTCACCAGCAGGTTAGGGAACTTGCCAGGGAGCACAGTAGGCTCTTCCAGTGAGTCGTCAAAATTGGGCTGAAAATCGACCGTATTCTTGTTGATATCGGCAAGCAGCTCTTCTGCAATTCTTTTCAGTCGTGCTTCCGTGTAACGCATGGCTGCCGGTGAATCACCATCGACACTACCAAAGTTGCCCTGACCATCGACCAGCGGATAACGCAATGACCAATCCTGAGCCATACGTACCATGGTATCGTACACCGAGGAGTCACCATGAGGGTGGTACTTACCCAGTACCTCACCTACTATTCTCGCCGACTTCTTATATGCCTTGTTATAGTTCACACCGAGATCAAGCATGCCGAAAAGCACCCTTCTGTGAACCGGTTTCAGACCATCCCTAACGTCGGGAAGTGCCCTGGAAATAATCACCGACATGGAGTAGTCGATGTAGGCACCCCGCATTTCATCTTCAATATTAATTGGGATGATATTTGACTTGTCTTCTTCTGCCATAAATTATGTTCAAACGCTCCAAAAAAACAGAGCGCAAGTTAGTTAAAATTATTGTTGACGACTAAAAAAAATGCAATGGATAAGTGATCAATTTCACGACCTAATAGGGCTCAATTTTATTGCGGTTTTTCCACTTGTAGCGGAAGAGTTTCCTATGGTTTTGACCCATTTTCGGGTTCTGATGTTTTGTGATGGGTTGGCCCCTTACAATTTCATTGTTGCCATTGTGCGCATGCTTCAACTGTATGGCGCAGGAGGGCAATGGGCAACGGCGGATATCCGGAATATTGATAGAAACACCAGCTTGGATAAAGAAGGTTTGTTGCTTGTGTGGAATAGCAATACCGGCTTCTGTCAGGTTGGTGTTGAATGTGTGGTAGTCGAAAGAAGGCTTCACAATGACCCTGAAATACTCAGAAAGGTTCTTTTCAATTGAAATCCCCAAATTAAAGAAGGCCCCTCGTTGTATCACAGCATAGTCATAAATGGGCTGCTCTCCTTTTATTTTTCCTCCACCACGCAAAACGCCTATTTGCGCTTCACCGGCAAAAGAATAGCTCCAGAAGTCATAAAATTTATAGCCAACCGTTGCAAAATACCTTTGAAAGAACACCGGAGACACCTCCGGTTCAAAAGGCCGGATCGTTTCCTTGAAAGTAGTCGGCTTAAAAGAGGTGAAATATTGCCTTTCAAATGTTGCCCCCGCCCCTGCTCTAAAATTCAGATAGTTGAAATGTACAACCACCCCTATAGGGATACTATGCGACAATGACCTAAACTTAAGCGGCATGGTGTCGGTGGCCATACTGAATTCTCTCCTTAACTCCGGGTTAAACACAGGTTCGTCCAAAGGCCTGTATGGCACTTCAAAATAATTGGTGAGGTCGAGCGTGTCTCCGTAGGTGCTTCTGTTGAACCAGTTGCTGTTGCCAGCTATTACTCCGGTTGGGGCTGGCTCCCCCTCAACAATAGGAACGATGATTTGATTACTTTGTGACTGGTAGAAATAAACATTATTGAGCTCATGGCTGTACATGACCAGGCCATAACCAGTCGTTCCTGTGATGGAAAACTGATTGAGCATCACCCTCACAGGGTTTCTGTAAAGGTCGCTCGATTTTCGGCGTGGTGGAGGTACAAATCCAGGTTTTTGCCCAAGCGCAGTCTCGGCGCAAAGTATCCATACACCAAAAAGAATAAAAATAAGCTTAAATAACTTCAACCTGTTTAATTTTCCAGCCTTGAAATTAATCAATTTTTAGGAAAAAGCCCCAACTATTGATATTCAACTACAGTTACCTCAAAGATTAATGGCCTGTAGGGTGGGATAACTGCCCCGTAGTCAGGAATAATCTGCTTTTCGATCAGTACGTCCTGAAAACCAGCGCTGTGCGGCACGGTCTGCACACTCGCTCCATAAGCCATTTCAGACGGAATGAGCAACTGTGCTTCCTCGCCAAGCCGCATATTGTTCAGCCCTGCTTCCAAACCTGTAATGACTTCATCGGCCCCCATATTCACTTCAAAACCGGATTCGCTGCCGAAAGAGTCACCGCTAAAGAATTTACCGGTCCAATTTATTGCTATAGTGCCACTCGAGGGCACCTCGACAGCTTGTTTATCTCTTTTTGTCTTGATGATAGAAAGCCCGGAAATAAGATTGATAACCGTATCAGGATTATTACTGATTTCAAAATCGCTGATGTAGTTGTTAATCAACTGCAGCTCTTTTTGTCTGATCTGATTGATGCTTTCCTCAGCCACTACTTCTATTTCAATAATGGCAATAGAATTAGCAGGCAGTTCGCCGGATACCTCCAGGGTTCCGTAAGCTTTATGAGAAGGAAATATAAAAACGTAGCTATCACCAGTGGCAAGTATCTGCAGTGCTTCGTCCAGACCAGGCGGATAAATTGTTTTGGTGTTTCTCTGAGCCTTAATGGGCTCGCCATTACCGGCCGTGTGGGAGGCCACAACA contains:
- the gyrA gene encoding DNA gyrase subunit A, whose protein sequence is MAEEDKSNIIPINIEDEMRGAYIDYSMSVIISRALPDVRDGLKPVHRRVLFGMLDLGVNYNKAYKKSARIVGEVLGKYHPHGDSSVYDTMVRMAQDWSLRYPLVDGQGNFGSVDGDSPAAMRYTEARLKRIAEELLADINKNTVDFQPNFDDSLEEPTVLPGKFPNLLVNGSSGIAVGMATNMAPHNLSEVVDGTIAYIDNKEITVEELIKYVKAPDFPTGGIIYGYSGVRAALETGRGRVVMRAKAEIEAMPSGREQIIVTEIPYQVNKASMIEKTAALVNEKKIEGISDIRDESDRDGFRIVYELKRDAVANIVLNKLYKYTQLQTSFGVNNVALVKGRPQTLNLKDLIQYFVEHRHEVVIRRTQFELDEAEKRAHILLGYLIALDNLDEVINLIRSSRDPDTAKTGLMEKFGLSEIQAKAILEMRLQRLTGMEREKIQKEYDEVMALIDRLKEILEKEELRMGIIKDELLEMKDRYGDERRTAIEMVGDEFTMEDMIADDEMVITISHQGYIKRTPLVEYRTQGRGGVGSRGVTMKDDDFPEHLFVATAHNYLLIFTALGRVFWLKVYEIPEGGKVTKGRAIQNLINIEPSDSVRTVINVKNLSDADYINNNYIMMCTKLGTIKKTSLEAYSRPRTNGINAINVVEGDQLLSVSLTNGDNHIVIAKSKGKAIHFHESDVRPMGRNATGVKGVTREGADDIVVGMVAVSREDTNILVVSEKGYGKRSSIEDYRITKRGGKGVKTINITEKTGSLVAIKEVVDTDDLMIVNRSGITIRISVEVLRVMGRNTQGVRLIKLNDTDAIASVEKIEAIEEDEITEEGGEVDSENTSPEASDAENANNDEPQDE
- a CDS encoding FKBP-type peptidyl-prolyl cis-trans isomerase is translated as MNKLCVLAAGVWLLTGLTGCKDKDEPLPLPEEQDLAIQNYLAENEIDSATKSDQDFYYFPVVEGNSLPNSSNIISFYYTVKNIDGVVVASHTAGNGEPIKAQRNTKTIYPPGLDEALQILATGDSYVFIFPSHKAYGTLEVSGELPANSIAIIEIEVVAEESINQIRQKELQLINNYISDFEISNNPDTVINLISGLSIIKTKRDKQAVEVPSSGTIAINWTGKFFSGDSFGSESGFEVNMGADEVITGLEAGLNNMRLGEEAQLLIPSEMAYGASVQTVPHSAGFQDVLIEKQIIPDYGAVIPPYRPLIFEVTVVEYQ